In a single window of the Blastopirellula retiformator genome:
- a CDS encoding DUF3472 domain-containing protein has protein sequence MHLHSVSRTYLTTYLSLLMIGLIGTPHCAAEVVGQLEQDPQLFRGGTEADGRDYFLYGQPAVDGKLVLTASNGFFDAGVCRAEGQSTLPRADDQNLIAPNFECLDNWKKTDGGLRWHFWTDKPGAVQLQVWLQVSEKQAGSEIRVSLGGDVQTVRTSGADATSPQPWNLKFDLQQPGEQTLELTATSIASAQLGVGKLQGIVLAGSAIESAQLLRARWRPAAVHGHYSSSVCPESRVWVMTTRSTTDTGSYSPITTPFGYYGTSFRADGRSEGGFNFSMWAASRKGSVPPLQEMPHLLAAGSPDAQFSGFGHEGSGVKLRGWTAMPDQPKTVIQSLRVENDGDYHTYYGYFWDHPTKRWKLYAVGRKWSNGKTLSNLKPGSFCEVPGPPHIQRTGDLPREVVRRGWALEEEGKWRPLDQFHCSKGKGAPMNKSWSLTAAGEFAMTTGGMRYYEPVKTIQLTNPTEIPPYLSPAATKQLYQLPATFAEPETVEAGAADATVNLRLEDAGTNAKLIVYYGETDCLTFAPRRLHATERRSEVSQAGQSDDRTWSHATEAQSAGDGDNLVRLTGLEPGKTYFYRALVVNEEGQTWMFDSHSLSAK, from the coding sequence ATGCATCTCCACTCCGTTTCGCGCACCTACCTGACCACTTACCTGTCACTGCTGATGATCGGCCTGATCGGCACCCCGCATTGCGCCGCTGAAGTTGTCGGACAATTGGAGCAAGATCCGCAACTCTTCCGCGGCGGAACCGAAGCCGATGGCCGCGACTATTTTTTATATGGCCAGCCAGCCGTCGACGGCAAATTGGTCCTCACCGCCAGCAACGGCTTCTTCGACGCCGGCGTCTGTCGTGCCGAGGGACAATCGACCTTGCCGCGAGCCGACGATCAAAACCTGATCGCCCCCAACTTTGAATGCCTGGACAACTGGAAGAAGACCGACGGCGGCCTCCGCTGGCACTTTTGGACCGACAAGCCAGGCGCCGTCCAATTGCAGGTCTGGCTACAGGTCTCCGAAAAGCAGGCAGGCTCCGAGATTCGCGTCTCCCTGGGCGGCGACGTACAAACGGTGCGTACCTCGGGCGCCGACGCGACTTCCCCGCAGCCCTGGAACTTGAAGTTCGACCTTCAGCAACCGGGCGAGCAGACGTTGGAGCTGACCGCCACATCGATCGCTTCGGCCCAACTAGGCGTTGGGAAGTTGCAGGGGATCGTTCTCGCCGGTTCGGCAATCGAGTCGGCCCAACTGCTGCGGGCCCGTTGGCGACCGGCCGCCGTGCATGGACATTACTCGTCAAGCGTCTGCCCCGAAAGCCGCGTCTGGGTGATGACCACCCGCAGCACCACCGACACCGGCAGCTACTCGCCCATCACGACGCCGTTCGGCTACTACGGCACGTCGTTTCGCGCCGACGGGCGCAGCGAAGGAGGCTTCAATTTTTCGATGTGGGCCGCCAGCCGCAAAGGGAGCGTTCCTCCGCTGCAGGAAATGCCGCACCTGTTGGCGGCTGGCTCTCCCGATGCCCAGTTCAGCGGGTTCGGCCACGAGGGCTCCGGCGTCAAACTGCGCGGCTGGACCGCGATGCCTGACCAACCGAAGACCGTCATCCAGTCGCTCCGCGTCGAGAACGACGGCGACTATCACACCTACTACGGCTACTTCTGGGATCATCCGACCAAGCGTTGGAAGCTGTACGCCGTCGGTCGCAAGTGGAGCAACGGAAAAACGCTCTCCAACCTGAAGCCCGGCTCGTTTTGCGAAGTCCCCGGGCCGCCGCACATCCAGCGAACCGGCGACCTGCCGCGCGAAGTGGTCCGCCGCGGCTGGGCTCTCGAAGAAGAGGGCAAGTGGCGCCCGCTGGATCAGTTTCATTGCTCCAAAGGGAAAGGCGCCCCGATGAACAAAAGCTGGTCGCTGACCGCTGCTGGCGAGTTCGCCATGACGACCGGAGGCATGCGTTACTACGAGCCAGTCAAGACCATTCAGCTGACCAACCCGACCGAAATTCCTCCCTACCTGTCCCCCGCCGCGACCAAGCAGCTGTATCAACTGCCGGCCACGTTCGCCGAGCCGGAAACGGTCGAAGCCGGCGCCGCCGACGCGACCGTCAACCTTCGCCTGGAGGACGCCGGAACCAACGCCAAACTGATTGTCTATTACGGCGAAACCGACTGCCTGACCTTCGCTCCCCGCCGACTACACGCCACCGAACGCCGCTCGGAAGTGAGTCAGGCTGGGCAAAGCGATGATCGCACCTGGTCGCACGCCACCGAGGCGCAATCGGCCGGCGATGGCGACAACCTGGTTCGCCTGACCGGACTAGAGCCCGGCAAAACCTATTTCTATCGAGCGCTGGTGGTGAATGAGGAAGGACAGACCTGGATGTTTGATTCCCATTCGCTGTCGGCGAAGTAG
- a CDS encoding carboxypeptidase-like regulatory domain-containing protein yields MIQQQSNAAAAAFPCSAALLVLLTGCGGNDGLADVQGRVTDRGEPMPGIVVMYVPDQGGGAPSGGNTNANGEYRLTYSNGRVGAMVGPHTVMISIPEPTGKESKPTTKAGYSTAVQVVEGENQFDFDLSDF; encoded by the coding sequence GTGATTCAACAGCAATCCAACGCCGCCGCGGCGGCGTTCCCCTGTTCCGCCGCTCTGCTGGTCTTGCTGACCGGCTGCGGCGGCAATGACGGGCTGGCCGACGTACAAGGCCGCGTCACCGACCGCGGAGAGCCGATGCCTGGCATCGTGGTAATGTATGTGCCCGACCAAGGGGGCGGCGCTCCCTCTGGCGGCAACACCAACGCCAACGGCGAGTATCGACTGACCTATTCCAACGGCAGGGTGGGCGCCATGGTCGGCCCCCACACCGTCATGATCTCGATCCCCGAGCCAACCGGCAAAGAAAGCAAGCCAACCACCAAGGCCGGCTACAGCACCGCCGTGCAGGTTGTCGAAGGTGAGAACCAATTCGACTTTGACCTCTCCGACTTTTAA
- a CDS encoding DUF1559 domain-containing protein, producing MATTSRRNVKTTHAGFTLVELLVVIAIIGVLIALLLPAVQQAREAARRMQCGNNLKQIGLAIHNYHDTYQNLPPGGMPQGTWAGNDQNQPSWIVMILPFLEQSTITNQAVFANTDWSGRGEDHNWQLKHNTILSMMQCPSSDLEPTRAQKANSATQSLGAPATINVQVANYVAIAGAAFDPENISSRLGISRAGVGYMHFNGAMPVVSQLPNDGSKKPARQSALRFANIIDGTSNTVCVGEQSSLLRSTDNSGDPVIKDCRAGNVPGGMWSVGNGHAGANCQAYNTTTIREPVNWHLYNNYNCTAWHGLAKNTSIRSNHPGGAQFVLVDGSVHFVTETADLRTLMAIASRDDGAVVGSAW from the coding sequence ATGGCAACGACATCACGGCGAAACGTTAAGACCACGCACGCCGGCTTCACGCTAGTCGAACTGTTGGTGGTAATCGCCATTATCGGCGTCCTGATCGCCCTGCTACTGCCGGCCGTGCAACAAGCCCGCGAAGCCGCGCGACGCATGCAGTGCGGCAACAACCTGAAGCAGATCGGGCTGGCGATCCACAACTATCACGACACCTATCAAAACTTGCCGCCGGGCGGCATGCCTCAAGGAACCTGGGCAGGCAACGACCAGAACCAACCTTCGTGGATCGTCATGATCCTGCCCTTCCTCGAGCAATCGACGATCACCAACCAGGCCGTCTTCGCCAATACCGACTGGTCGGGCCGTGGCGAAGACCACAACTGGCAACTGAAACACAACACCATCCTCAGCATGATGCAGTGCCCATCGTCCGACTTGGAGCCGACCCGCGCGCAGAAAGCCAACTCGGCGACCCAATCGCTGGGCGCTCCGGCGACGATCAACGTGCAGGTCGCCAACTACGTCGCGATCGCAGGCGCCGCGTTTGATCCTGAGAACATCTCTTCGCGGCTGGGCATCTCGCGGGCCGGCGTCGGCTACATGCACTTCAACGGCGCCATGCCGGTCGTGAGCCAACTTCCCAATGACGGCAGCAAGAAACCAGCTCGCCAATCGGCCCTGCGGTTCGCCAATATCATCGACGGAACCAGCAACACGGTTTGCGTTGGCGAACAGTCGTCTCTCCTGCGTTCCACCGACAACAGCGGCGATCCAGTCATCAAAGACTGCCGCGCCGGCAACGTCCCCGGCGGCATGTGGTCGGTCGGCAACGGCCACGCTGGCGCCAACTGCCAGGCCTACAACACGACGACGATTCGCGAACCGGTCAACTGGCATCTCTACAACAACTACAACTGCACCGCCTGGCACGGTTTGGCGAAGAACACGTCGATCCGGTCGAACCATCCCGGCGGCGCCCAGTTTGTGCTGGTCGACGGTTCGGTCCACTTCGTCACCGAAACGGCCGACTTGCGTACCCTGATGGCGATCGCATCCCGCGACGATGGCGCGGTTGTCGGCTCCGCCTGGTAA
- a CDS encoding sigma-70 family RNA polymerase sigma factor produces MNDPIRKLSPSQVAFIEELTAIQGSMKRFCISILAGDQGAEDVIQEANRVILEKANEFEPGTNLQAWAFEIVRWQAMAYCKRRQRENKLLFNTELIDSLLERSLQLDARQAEQMGALASCIEKLDDADRSVLRGRYWSEKTLAEFSQEIGRTVDALKRALFKIRKQLRACVRQTLAEQKN; encoded by the coding sequence TTGAACGATCCAATCCGCAAGCTATCGCCCAGCCAGGTCGCCTTTATCGAAGAGTTGACCGCGATTCAAGGTTCGATGAAGCGTTTCTGCATCTCGATCCTGGCTGGCGATCAAGGGGCGGAAGACGTTATCCAAGAGGCCAATCGCGTCATCCTGGAGAAGGCGAACGAGTTTGAGCCGGGAACCAACCTGCAGGCTTGGGCGTTTGAGATCGTGCGGTGGCAAGCGATGGCCTACTGCAAACGTCGGCAGCGAGAGAACAAGTTGTTGTTCAATACCGAGCTGATCGATTCGCTGCTTGAGCGATCGTTGCAGTTGGACGCTCGCCAGGCCGAACAGATGGGGGCGCTTGCCTCGTGCATCGAAAAGCTGGACGACGCCGACCGGTCGGTATTGCGGGGGCGTTACTGGAGTGAGAAAACGCTGGCCGAGTTTTCGCAGGAAATCGGCCGAACTGTCGACGCCCTGAAGCGGGCCCTATTCAAAATCAGAAAACAACTTCGCGCCTGCGTTCGCCAAACGCTTGCCGAGCAAAAGAACTAA
- a CDS encoding LamG-like jellyroll fold domain-containing protein has translation MTLDPTKIAELDRIISALIDAESPDAAKIDALVQILEESPEARDEYLERMGLHAMLHQQKDQYLTAEAILQAKTDVAMSPTAILWYQRRETAWAVALSLLLAIGFFAIYLSAGSSPIAQDDPAQPPAANADQLFLARITQLKNAKWRDEESLAIGRVLKPRRLELISGEAEITFDRGAAVTLVGPAAITLQSTSAATLHHGRVYADVPFPAIGFTIDTPTAEVEDLGTRFALNVSEAGDSDILVLEGEVRVGSRLGTDPHEQIVAVNQAVRVRMDEPAITPIDMPVGLSQQKPLDTFTSQSSVPYYLWRFDESDEVAQGTWREEGWNPGNRNFPATSEQEPDASGAVLHSVKGVFGRAIWMNGRGGYLKTELPGIAEDHPRTICFWVRIPQDATPEQAYSMISWGDWTTSGGKFQVGWNPRKFMPDGNLGAIRTEISGGYVVGTDDLRDGKWHHIAIVYLGGTEKETDGDIRNRIRMYVDGQLESLSSYRDGKVNTQVSEERNLVSFGQYRANPAAEQEFSTFNGSLDEMYLFDGALTPSQIYSLRRTNSPPAPTEIVPVRH, from the coding sequence ATGACGCTTGATCCTACCAAGATTGCGGAACTCGACCGAATCATCTCGGCGCTAATCGACGCAGAGTCGCCTGACGCGGCGAAGATCGACGCGCTGGTCCAGATCTTGGAAGAGTCGCCGGAAGCGCGCGACGAATATCTCGAGCGGATGGGGCTGCATGCGATGTTGCATCAGCAGAAAGATCAGTACCTGACCGCCGAGGCGATCTTGCAGGCCAAGACCGACGTCGCCATGTCGCCCACCGCGATCCTTTGGTACCAGCGACGCGAAACGGCCTGGGCGGTTGCGTTGTCGCTGCTGTTGGCGATCGGATTTTTTGCGATCTATCTGAGCGCCGGCTCTTCGCCGATCGCGCAGGACGATCCTGCCCAGCCGCCCGCCGCTAACGCCGATCAACTGTTTCTCGCCCGGATTACGCAGCTGAAGAATGCGAAATGGCGGGATGAAGAATCGCTGGCGATCGGCCGCGTGCTGAAGCCGCGGCGGCTCGAGTTGATCTCCGGCGAAGCCGAAATCACCTTCGACCGGGGCGCGGCGGTGACGTTGGTCGGCCCGGCCGCGATCACGCTGCAGTCAACTTCGGCGGCGACGCTGCATCATGGCCGCGTCTACGCCGACGTGCCGTTTCCGGCAATCGGCTTTACGATCGACACGCCGACCGCCGAGGTCGAAGACCTGGGAACCCGCTTTGCGCTAAACGTCTCGGAAGCGGGCGACTCCGACATCTTGGTGCTGGAAGGAGAAGTCCGCGTCGGATCGCGGCTCGGAACCGATCCGCACGAGCAAATCGTGGCGGTCAATCAGGCGGTTCGCGTTCGTATGGACGAGCCGGCGATCACGCCGATCGATATGCCGGTCGGGCTGTCGCAGCAGAAGCCGCTCGACACGTTTACCTCCCAGAGTTCGGTCCCCTATTACCTGTGGCGATTTGACGAGTCGGATGAAGTCGCGCAAGGAACGTGGCGCGAAGAGGGTTGGAACCCCGGCAATCGCAACTTTCCCGCCACGTCGGAGCAAGAGCCGGACGCCAGCGGCGCCGTGCTCCATTCGGTCAAGGGAGTCTTCGGTCGGGCGATCTGGATGAACGGTCGCGGCGGCTACCTAAAGACCGAGCTGCCAGGCATCGCCGAAGATCATCCGCGGACCATCTGCTTTTGGGTTCGCATTCCGCAAGACGCGACGCCTGAGCAAGCTTATTCGATGATCAGTTGGGGCGACTGGACCACCTCCGGCGGCAAGTTTCAGGTCGGTTGGAATCCGCGTAAATTTATGCCGGACGGCAACCTGGGAGCCATTCGGACCGAAATCTCCGGCGGCTATGTCGTGGGAACGGACGATCTGCGGGATGGCAAATGGCATCACATCGCGATCGTCTACCTGGGCGGAACCGAAAAAGAGACGGACGGAGACATCCGCAATCGCATCCGGATGTACGTCGACGGGCAACTAGAGTCTCTTTCATCCTATCGCGACGGTAAGGTCAACACGCAGGTTTCTGAGGAGCGAAACCTCGTATCTTTCGGCCAATATCGGGCGAATCCGGCGGCGGAACAGGAGTTTTCGACCTTCAACGGCTCGCTGGACGAGATGTATCTATTTGACGGGGCGCTCACTCCCAGTCAAATTTATAGTTTGCGGCGCACGAACTCTCCCCCCGCTCCTACCGAAATCGTGCCGGTACGACACTAA
- a CDS encoding sulfatase family protein, with the protein MSISYAPAARLSTLAAAIVVALLVAAPLRAERPDRNIVFFITDDESPTLGCYGDKVAKTPAIDAIAADGTRFTNAFATTASCSASRSVVLTGLHNHMNGQYGHTHHYHKFQSYHDVVQLALPRLLEGAGYRTARCGKYHVAPEAVFHFENVIPGNTRSPVEMSENCREFMTKEDDRPFFLYFALSDPHRGGGEDKTSKSELKPDLFGNKRNKGSYPGIHEVFYDPDDVVAPEFLPDTRETREELAQYYQSVARIDQGLAHLVRILKEADLYDKTLIVFTADHGMAFAGGKTTVYEPGLRVPFIVRDPYNDHRGVVSDAMISHVDITPSLLDFAGALDREKNAPKNPINANKFWKERGEAVAENRNGGNKFNTYHGKSWIPILDKPDAEHHQSIIASHTFHEIQMYYPMRVYRDKQYKLIWNIAHKLDYPFASDLWAASSWQAQWKKGLEAPYGQKTVGEYIQRPEFEFYDIERDPHESKNLVDDPAYASTLEEYKAKLKADQKRLDDPWIIKWKYE; encoded by the coding sequence ATGAGTATCTCCTATGCGCCGGCCGCGCGCTTGTCGACGCTCGCGGCGGCGATTGTCGTTGCGCTGCTCGTTGCTGCGCCGCTGCGAGCCGAACGACCTGATCGCAACATCGTCTTCTTCATCACCGACGACGAGAGCCCGACGCTTGGTTGCTATGGCGACAAGGTCGCCAAGACGCCGGCGATCGACGCCATCGCCGCCGACGGAACGCGTTTCACCAACGCCTTTGCGACCACGGCCAGTTGCAGCGCCAGTCGGTCGGTGGTGCTGACCGGTTTGCATAACCACATGAACGGTCAGTATGGGCACACGCACCACTATCACAAGTTCCAGTCGTATCACGACGTCGTCCAGCTGGCGCTGCCGCGATTGCTGGAAGGCGCCGGCTATCGGACCGCCCGATGCGGCAAGTATCACGTCGCGCCGGAAGCGGTCTTCCACTTCGAGAACGTCATCCCCGGCAATACTCGCTCACCGGTCGAGATGTCGGAGAACTGCCGCGAGTTTATGACGAAGGAAGATGATCGCCCGTTCTTCCTCTACTTCGCGCTGTCCGATCCGCATCGCGGCGGCGGCGAAGACAAGACCTCCAAATCGGAACTCAAGCCTGATCTCTTCGGCAACAAGCGGAACAAAGGGAGCTATCCCGGCATCCACGAAGTCTTCTACGATCCGGATGACGTGGTGGCGCCGGAGTTTCTGCCGGACACCCGGGAGACGCGAGAAGAGCTGGCGCAGTACTACCAGTCGGTCGCGCGGATCGATCAAGGCCTGGCCCACCTGGTGCGGATCTTGAAAGAGGCCGATCTCTACGACAAGACGCTGATCGTCTTCACCGCCGATCACGGCATGGCGTTCGCCGGCGGCAAGACGACCGTCTATGAGCCCGGCTTGCGGGTACCGTTTATCGTGCGTGATCCGTACAACGATCACCGCGGCGTCGTCTCGGACGCGATGATCAGCCACGTCGACATCACGCCGTCGCTGCTCGACTTCGCCGGTGCGCTCGATCGCGAAAAGAACGCCCCGAAGAACCCGATCAACGCCAACAAGTTCTGGAAAGAGCGGGGCGAAGCGGTCGCCGAAAATCGCAATGGCGGCAACAAGTTCAACACTTACCACGGCAAGTCGTGGATTCCGATTCTCGACAAGCCGGACGCCGAGCATCACCAGTCGATCATTGCGTCGCACACCTTCCACGAAATCCAGATGTACTACCCGATGCGCGTCTACCGCGACAAGCAGTACAAGCTGATCTGGAACATCGCCCACAAGCTCGACTATCCGTTCGCTTCCGACCTGTGGGCCGCGTCCAGCTGGCAAGCGCAGTGGAAGAAGGGGCTGGAAGCGCCTTACGGCCAAAAGACGGTCGGCGAGTATATCCAGCGTCCGGAGTTCGAGTTCTACGACATCGAGCGCGACCCGCACGAGTCGAAGAACCTGGTCGACGATCCCGCCTACGCCAGCACGCTGGAAGAATACAAAGCGAAGCTGAAGGCGGATCAGAAGCGGTTGGATGATCCGTGGATCATCAAGTGGAAATACGAGTAA
- the leuB gene encoding 3-isopropylmalate dehydrogenase codes for MNKKLLLLPGDGIGPEIIAEVRKLIGWINEHTDLTIDTEEDYFGGAAIDQYGVPLRDETLEVARKSDAILMGAVGGPKWDNVDYSIRPEAGLLKIRKQLDLFANLRPAIVFDALIDASSLKPEIVKGLDILIVRELTGGVYFGEPRGIEDLGNGERRGVNTQVYTTSEIRRVGKVAFEIAQKRQGKVTSCEKANVMESGKLWREEITRLHGESYSDVTLEHMYADNAAMQLCRRPSQFDVIVTDNLFGDILSDEAAMLTGSLGMLPSAALGAPGSPGLYEPVHGSAPDIAGQGIANPLATILSFAMLLKYSLDSVELGDKIEAAVQSVLAEGLRTADIMVEGCKKVSTVEMGDAVIAALKA; via the coding sequence ATGAACAAGAAACTCCTCCTGCTCCCTGGCGACGGCATTGGCCCCGAAATCATCGCTGAGGTTCGTAAGCTGATCGGCTGGATCAACGAACATACCGACCTGACGATCGATACCGAGGAGGACTATTTCGGCGGCGCCGCGATTGACCAGTATGGCGTGCCGCTGCGGGATGAGACGCTGGAAGTGGCTCGCAAGTCAGACGCGATTTTGATGGGCGCCGTGGGCGGGCCGAAGTGGGATAACGTCGACTACAGCATTCGTCCGGAAGCGGGCCTGTTGAAGATCCGCAAGCAGTTGGACCTGTTCGCCAACCTGCGTCCGGCGATCGTCTTTGACGCGCTGATTGACGCGTCGTCGCTGAAGCCGGAGATCGTGAAGGGGCTCGATATCCTGATCGTCCGCGAACTGACCGGCGGCGTTTACTTTGGCGAACCGCGCGGGATTGAAGACCTGGGCAACGGCGAGCGCCGCGGCGTCAACACGCAGGTCTACACCACCAGCGAAATCCGTCGCGTCGGCAAGGTCGCTTTTGAGATCGCCCAGAAGCGACAAGGCAAAGTCACGTCGTGCGAAAAGGCGAACGTGATGGAGTCGGGCAAGCTGTGGCGCGAAGAGATCACCCGTCTGCACGGCGAAAGTTACTCGGACGTTACGCTGGAGCACATGTACGCCGACAACGCCGCGATGCAGCTCTGCCGCCGCCCGTCGCAGTTTGACGTGATCGTGACCGACAACCTGTTCGGCGACATCCTGTCGGACGAAGCGGCGATGCTGACCGGCTCGCTTGGCATGTTGCCTTCGGCGGCGCTGGGCGCCCCGGGCTCGCCGGGCTTGTACGAACCGGTCCATGGTTCGGCCCCGGACATCGCCGGCCAAGGCATCGCCAACCCGCTGGCGACGATCCTCAGCTTTGCGATGCTGCTGAAGTACTCGCTCGACTCGGTTGAGCTGGGGGACAAGATCGAAGCGGCCGTCCAGTCGGTGTTGGCCGAAGGGCTGCGAACCGCCGACATCATGGTCGAAGGTTGCAAGAAGGTTTCGACCGTCGAAATGGGCGATGCGGTGATTGCGGCGCTGAAGGCGTAG
- a CDS encoding LL-diaminopimelate aminotransferase produces the protein MSDPYFQQLFADRIGGANYGKGTEIYKFEKIKRAKRKALADHPERKLIDFGIGENDEMAPESVRQVMAAEINKTENRGYADNGVATFKEAVARFMQRMFGVTLDPATEVNHCIGSKTALAMMPACFINPGDVTLMTVPGYPVAGTHTRYYGGEVFRLPLLAENDFFPDFDKIPEDVLRRTKLLVINYPNSPTGKVATKEFYAKVVEFAKKHNIVVIQDAAHTVLTFEGEPLSFLSVPGAKDVGVEIHSLSKGFDMIGWRIGWVCGNPLLVQAFSDVKDNCDSGQFIAIQNAAAAALDDESIPGRTKAKYERRLKKLVEMLKRCGFECEMPGGTYFLYAKSPKGIAGGPKFDSGEAASQYLITEHSICTVPWDDAGAFLRFSVTYVAADEAAEDALMAETESRLKEIQLEF, from the coding sequence ATGAGCGATCCGTATTTTCAGCAACTTTTCGCTGACCGCATCGGCGGCGCCAACTATGGCAAAGGGACCGAAATCTACAAGTTCGAGAAGATCAAGCGGGCCAAGCGCAAAGCCCTGGCCGATCATCCCGAGCGGAAGCTCATCGACTTCGGCATCGGCGAAAACGACGAGATGGCGCCAGAGTCGGTTCGCCAGGTAATGGCGGCCGAAATCAATAAGACCGAAAACCGCGGTTACGCCGACAACGGCGTTGCGACGTTCAAAGAAGCGGTTGCGCGGTTCATGCAGCGGATGTTCGGCGTCACGCTTGATCCAGCCACCGAAGTCAATCACTGCATCGGATCAAAGACCGCGCTGGCCATGATGCCCGCCTGCTTCATCAACCCGGGCGACGTCACGTTGATGACGGTCCCGGGTTATCCGGTCGCCGGCACACACACGCGTTACTATGGCGGCGAAGTCTTCCGTCTGCCGCTGTTGGCCGAGAACGACTTCTTCCCTGACTTCGACAAGATTCCGGAAGACGTCCTCCGCCGCACCAAGCTGCTGGTGATCAACTATCCGAACAGCCCGACCGGCAAAGTGGCGACCAAAGAGTTCTACGCCAAGGTGGTCGAGTTCGCGAAGAAGCACAACATCGTCGTAATCCAAGACGCGGCTCACACCGTGCTGACCTTTGAAGGGGAGCCGCTCAGCTTTTTGTCGGTCCCCGGCGCCAAGGATGTTGGCGTTGAGATCCACTCGCTGTCGAAGGGCTTCGACATGATCGGCTGGCGGATCGGTTGGGTCTGCGGCAATCCGTTGCTGGTCCAGGCCTTCTCCGACGTCAAAGACAACTGCGACTCGGGCCAGTTCATCGCGATTCAAAATGCGGCCGCCGCGGCCCTCGACGACGAGTCGATCCCGGGCCGCACCAAGGCGAAATACGAGCGCCGCTTGAAGAAGCTGGTCGAGATGCTGAAGCGGTGCGGCTTTGAATGCGAAATGCCGGGCGGCACCTACTTCCTGTACGCCAAGAGCCCGAAGGGAATCGCCGGCGGACCGAAGTTCGACTCGGGCGAAGCGGCTTCGCAGTACCTGATCACCGAGCACTCGATCTGCACGGTGCCATGGGACGACGCCGGAGCGTTCCTCCGCTTCTCGGTCACCTACGTCGCCGCCGACGAAGCGGCCGAAGACGCCCTGATGGCCGAGACGGAGTCGCGGCTGAAAGAGATTCAGCTAGAGTTCTAA
- a CDS encoding SGNH/GDSL hydrolase family protein: MISSRPIAWATAWAVVTLCTASVALAEFPQNWQDGLVDGERVVFLGNTFVEREQRDGYIETALTAAYPDRNITFRNLGWSGDNVYGRSRARFGNVDEGWKHLNASLDLTKPTAVIICYGSNAAFSGEPGLDDFRDGYSRLIAAVQKHTKKIMLLSPPPLEDLGRPLPDPSAQNANLAKYGAAIQEIAYYHQCAYVDLFAGLGKEFEPSVSGNANLTSNGVHLTEYGYWEAARVITKALGKPVPVVTLDKPSLTTKVLLSAAVSLPAKSVSYGGEVTDVASDMIVRSNAASGGTLQLRVDGEKLGEAAAAQWKTGVGVNVPKLADAAELLRKEIVAKNELFFHRYRPQNETYLFLFRKHEQGNNAVEIPQFDPLIGAKEETIAKLRQPAELTIALAPVE; encoded by the coding sequence GTGATTTCTTCTCGCCCCATCGCCTGGGCAACGGCCTGGGCTGTTGTGACCTTGTGTACCGCCAGCGTCGCCCTGGCCGAATTCCCCCAGAACTGGCAAGACGGGCTGGTCGACGGCGAACGAGTCGTCTTCCTCGGCAACACCTTTGTCGAACGAGAACAGCGCGACGGTTATATCGAGACCGCGCTGACCGCCGCCTACCCCGACCGCAACATCACCTTCCGCAACCTTGGCTGGAGCGGCGACAACGTCTACGGACGGTCCCGGGCCCGCTTCGGCAATGTCGACGAAGGTTGGAAGCACCTCAACGCATCGCTCGACCTGACCAAGCCAACCGCCGTGATCATCTGCTACGGCTCGAACGCCGCCTTCAGTGGCGAGCCGGGACTCGACGACTTTCGCGACGGCTACTCGCGCCTGATCGCCGCCGTGCAAAAGCACACCAAGAAGATCATGCTCCTCTCGCCGCCGCCGCTCGAAGACTTGGGACGCCCGCTACCCGACCCAAGCGCTCAAAACGCCAACTTGGCCAAGTATGGCGCCGCGATTCAAGAGATCGCTTACTACCATCAATGTGCCTACGTCGATCTGTTTGCCGGACTTGGCAAAGAGTTTGAGCCCAGCGTCAGCGGCAACGCGAACTTGACCAGCAACGGCGTTCACCTGACTGAGTATGGCTATTGGGAAGCGGCCCGCGTCATCACCAAGGCGCTCGGCAAGCCGGTCCCGGTCGTGACGCTCGACAAGCCGTCGCTGACGACCAAGGTGCTGCTCAGCGCGGCCGTTTCGCTGCCGGCCAAATCGGTCAGCTACGGCGGCGAAGTGACCGACGTCGCTTCCGACATGATCGTTCGTTCCAACGCGGCTAGCGGCGGAACGCTTCAATTGCGCGTCGATGGCGAGAAGCTGGGAGAAGCTGCCGCCGCGCAGTGGAAGACCGGCGTCGGCGTCAACGTGCCGAAGCTCGCCGACGCGGCCGAATTGCTGCGGAAAGAGATTGTCGCGAAGAACGAACTCTTCTTCCATCGCTATCGCCCGCAGAACGAAACCTATCTCTTCCTCTTTCGCAAGCATGAGCAGGGGAACAACGCGGTCGAAATTCCGCAGTTTGATCCGCTGATCGGCGCCAAGGAAGAAACTATCGCCAAGCTGCGGCAACCGGCCGAGCTGACGATCGCGCTCGCCCCGGTCGAGTAG